CCGGCCCGCGCCCGCACCTCGACGGTCTGGCCCTCGAGGCGCTGCGCCACGGCGCGGGCCTGCGCCAGCTCCTGCTGAGCGCGGCGCTGGCGGGCCGCCTCCTGTTGCTGGAGCTGGCGGAGCACCGCGGCCGTGGCCTCCCGGGCCAGGCCGCGGGGAAGCAGGAAGTTGCGGGCGTATCCGTCGGCGACCTCCTTGACCTCCCCCTTGCGGCCCAGGCCCTTGACGTCCTGCAAGAGCACGA
The sequence above is drawn from the Thermaerobacter sp. FW80 genome and encodes:
- the rplI gene encoding 50S ribosomal protein L9 — translated: MKVVLLQDVKGLGRKGEVKEVADGYARNFLLPRGLAREATAAVLRQLQQQEAARQRRAQQELAQARAVAQRLEGQTVEVRARAGENGRLFGSVTSQDVAEALQRAFGVKVDRKRVELPEPLRQVGSYGVALRLHPEVTCRITVTVRPEA